In a single window of the Nilaparvata lugens isolate BPH chromosome 1, ASM1435652v1, whole genome shotgun sequence genome:
- the LOC120355064 gene encoding uncharacterized protein LOC120355064 — MSEEICNQEKSNVEILNKIKQRQRRNAKYSCPSEDCPEEFATHCKFIEHLEKEHSFQSEVDELTFNSEDDFLNWKNELRKKFLVDYIKETSAKKVWGGAKKVYLHCHRLERTNQKLKNAETRKRALKSQGLKKTCRSCPSRIEVIYKKNSTVSVIHWKDHLGHNNELSHCPLDKSTKEYIAKRLREGDSFDIIMDEIRSKGFYDDPRALFLKRKDLHNVVRGYKLAGQTKTIREEYGMNAKLWVNEMAELGEDSPVIFYHQQGDDHPNLDTNDFVLILMTHFQANQILKLGTRKIFIDVIRGTNGYFNLTTLLTVDEFGAGCPAAYCLSNKLDENQITLFFEKIKEKVGTVSCNAFMSDDASAFYNCWCRVMGPPDHKLLCPWYVLKCWRNNLSKVKGEPLKKSLVHKYLKILMHTLSEDQFQNLLAQTLANLINDPETEEFGEYFLQYYASRPGQWAFCFRTGLAMDNNTYLESFHRTLKQEYLEGIKVKRLDKTLNTIMKMARDGLFTRLSNLSKHSLSTRVRQINESHTASEAIAPSDFTVIKEGEEWVVASSNGIESYVINKSQTICEDACVKCALCSICIHSFKCTCTDNIIKMNICKHIHACCTVFNLTNSSDSCDLEDLDINPLSEPTNDNMENTVNLALKARAILDLLSEAHLSDVNSSLVESKLDGAISLLNMAHSIQDTNLESDNRQNENNKIKPRVIVLSVKENANNQQFELSQKSNL, encoded by the exons ATGTCAGAGGAAATTTGTAATCAAGAAAAATCGAATGTTgaaatattgaacaaaataaaacaaagacAGAGAAGGAACGCTAAATATTCATGTCCATCTGAAGACTGCCCAGAAGAGTTTGCCACACATTGCAAGTTCATTGAACACTTGGAAAAAGAACATTCCTTTCAGTCAGAAGTAGATGAACTTACTTTCAATTCTGAAGATG ACTTCTTGAACTGGAAAAATGAATTACGAAAGAAATTCCTAGTGGATTACATCAAGGAAACATCTGCAAAAAAAGTCTGGGGTGGAGCAAAGAAAGTATATCTACATTGTCACAGATTGGAAAGGACAAACCAAAAGCTGAAAAATGCCGAAACCCGAAAACGTGCTTTGAAATCGCAAGGATTGAAGAAGACATGTAGGTCATGTCCCTCACGGATAGAAGTCATCTACAAGAAGAATTCGACTGTGTCAGTGATACATTGGAAGGATCACCTCGGTCACAACAACGAACTCAGTCACTGCCCACTTGACAAATCCACCAAAGAATATATTGCAA AGAGGCTGCGAGAAGGTGATTCTTTTGATATTATTATGGATGAAATTAGATCAAAGGGATTTTATGATGATCCTCGAGCTCTCTTCTTAAAAAGAAAGGACCTTCACAACGTCGTTAGAGGATATAAACTCGCTGGGCAAACAAAAACAATCAGGGAAGAATATGGAATGAATGCAAAGTTGTGGGTCAACGAAATGGCAGAACTTGGAGAGGATTCACCAGTTATATTCTATCATCAGCAAGGTGATGATCATCCCAATCTTGACACTAATGATTTTGTTCTCATTTTAATGACACATTTTCAAGCAAACCAAATCTTAAAACTTGGTACCAggaaaatttttattgatgttatcCGTGGTACTAATGGCTATTTCAATCTCACTACTTTGCTAACTGTAGACGAGTTTGGTGCTGGCTGCCCAGCTGCCTACTGTTTATCCAACAAATTAGATGAAAACCAAATAACATTGTTCTTTGAGAAAATCAAAGAAAAGGTTGGAACAGTGAGCTGTAACGCTTTCATGTCTGATGATGCATCAGCATTCTATAATTGCTGGTGTAGAGTGATGGGTCCCCCTGACCATAAACTTTTGTGTCCATGGTATGTGCTCAAATGTTGGCGTAATAACTTGTCAAAGGTAAAAGGGGAGCCTCTTAAAAAATCATTGGTGCATAAATATCTAAAGATTTTAATGCATACTTTGTCAGAAGATCAGTTCCAAAATTTGTTAGCCCAAACTCTAGCTAATTTAATTAATGATCCAGAAACCGAAGAGTTTGGGGAGTACTTTTTGCAGTATTATGCCAGTCGACCAGGACAGTGGGCCTTTTGTTTTCGAACTGGCTTGGCGATGGATAACAACACGTATTTAGAATCTTTTCATAGAACATTAAAGCAAGAGTATCTTGAGGGAATCAAAGTCAAACGTTTGgacaaaactttaaacactatCATGAAAATGGCTCGAGATGGTTTGTTCACACGTTTAAGTAACCTTTCTAAACATTCGCTATCAACAAGAGTCCGTCAAATTAATGAATCACACACAGCTAGTGAAGCAATCGCTCCATCCGATTTTACAGTCATCAAAGAAGGGGAAGAATGGGTTGTTGCCTCCTCAAATGGCATTGAGTCATATGTTATCAACAAATCTCAGACCATATGTGAAGATGCATGCGTGAAGTGTGCTCTATGCAGCATTTGCATCCACAGTTTCAAGTGCACATGTactgataatattatcaaaatgaatatttgcAAGCATATTCATGCCTGTTGTACGGTTTTCAATCTTACTAACTCCTCTGATAGTTGCGATTTAGAGGATCTCGATATAAATCCACTCTCAGAGCCGACAAATGATAATATGGAGAATACAGTAAATCTTGCACTTAAAGCCAGAGCAATACTTGATTTGCTCAGTGAAGCCCATCTAAGTGATGTCAATTCCAGTCTTGTGGAAAGTAAACTTGATGGTGCAATCAGTTTGTTGAACATGGCACATTCTATACAAGATACTAATTTAGAAAGTGACAATAGACAAAATGAGAATAACAAAATCAAGCCAAGAGTAATAGTACTATCTGTGAAGGAAAATGCAAATAATCAACAGTTTGAATTGTCTCAAAAATCCAACCTTTAA